One genomic region from Trichosurus vulpecula isolate mTriVul1 unplaced genomic scaffold, mTriVul1.pri scaffold_49_arrow_ctg1, whole genome shotgun sequence encodes:
- the LOC118833361 gene encoding ras-like protein — MWGLAKKSIEAGCWEKILQIRAVLQWNRLTLVKPPSLESEAGSGALPFLMASDSSVHTSIGDADRCRTKMYKLVVMGSCCVGKSALTMQLIQNRFVAEYDPTIEDSYRQQTVVDGEPCQLDILDTTGAEEYAYLQDQFMRWGEGFLCVYAVDDVHSLENVYDLRNHLQRIKDTSHVPMVMVANKTDQDNWRVDSTLGLEVAKSFGVPFVETSAKTGKGVEQAFHELVREIRRSCKEELKYLADAEHHKGCGFKRCTIQ, encoded by the coding sequence ATGTGGGGACTGGCGAAGAAGTCAATTGAGGCTGGATGCTGGGAAAAAATCCTCCAGATAAGAGCTGTCCTTCAGTGGAATCGGCTGACTCTAGTGAAGCCCCCCTCCTTGGAGTCAGAAGCTGGAAGTGGGGCCCTTCCATTTCTCATGGCATCTGACTCTAGTGTTCATACCTCCATAGGTGATGCAGACAGGTGCAGAACCAAGATGTATAAGTTGGTGGTGATGGGCAGCTGTTGTGTGGGCAAGAGTGCACTGACCATGCAGCTGATTCAGAATCGATTTGTGGCTGAGTATGACCCCACCATTGAAGATTCCTACCGCCAGCAGACAGTGGTGGATGGGGAGCCATGCCAGCTGGATATCCTGGATACCACAGGCGCTGAAGAGTATGCCTACCTTCAGGACCAGTTCATGCGCTGGGGAGAGGGCTTCCTCTGTGTCTATGCAGTGGACGATGTCCACTCCCTTGAGAATGTGTATGACTTAAGGAACCACTTGCAGAGAATCAAGGACACCAGTCACGTGCCTATGGTGATGGTGGCCAACAAGACCGACCAGGACAACTGGCGGGTGGACTCCACACTGGGCCTTGAAGTGGCCAAGAGCTTTGGAGTCCCTTTTGTGGAGACATCAGCCAAGACTGGAAAAGGCGTGGAGCAGGCCTTCCATGAACTGGTCCGAGAGATCCGGCGGTCCTGCAAAGAGGAGCTCAAATACCTGGCTGATGCTGAGCACCACAAGGGTTGTGGATTCAAGAGGTGCACAATCCAGTGA